ACAACGCGGTGAAAATAATATACCTTATCCATCCATTTGTCAAGATTTTATTATTCAAATAGTTTTACCCCTAAACTGTTGACACTTGCGATACAATTTTTTAAGTTTCACAAATAATTGTTCAGATGTGTGACGGACTCATTGAGCGAGAAAATGCAATGCAAATAGGAAACAAAGAACTCGTCGTTATTGGCGACCGCGTTTTGGTCAAGCGAGAAGATTTGGAAGAGCGAACCAAAGTGGGGCTTTATTTGCCTCAAACCGTAGTCGAAAAAGAGGAAGTACAGAGCGGTCGCATTATGGCCACAGGCCCTGGTCTGCCGCTGCCAGAAACGCCTGAAGACGATGAACCCTGGCGCAATTCTCCAAAAGAACCGCGGTATTTGCCCCTGCAAGTTGAGGAAGGCGATTTTGCCTTATTTTTGCAAAAAGCCGCGATGGAGATCTCTTTTGAAGGGGAGAAATATCTCATTGTGCCCCAGGCGTCCATTCTGGTAGTAATTCGAGAGTCGGATACCATAGTAGGCGAAGACGAGGTATTGGATGAACTGGAGGGTTTGGACGACCTCGACCTGTAATGGTTTTGTGAAAGTTCACAAAAAAAGCCGCTGATTTGGCGGCTTTTTATTTTAACTCACTGTTTCGCCTGTGCCTCAGTATCCGATCTGGCACATCGAAAACCCAGAGAAGGATAGGTTTTATCGGGCTTTTCACCTCGCCGTCGGGCCATATGAATATGGGGAGCACTCCAGCCCCCGCCCCTTATGACGCGCTTTTTTCCCGCCTCTGGGCCCGTGGGATTGTGGAGCGGAGAGACGCGGTAATATCCTTCGTCAAACCAATCCCAGCACCATTCCCACACATTGCCCGACATATCGAGTAAGCCTTCACTGGTAGCACCTTCGGGGAAGGCCCCCACAGGCAATGGGCGCCGGTTCCGAGTCTCTCGGGTATTTGCTCGCGTGACGTCAAAACGGTCGCCCCAGGGATAAAGACGGCTTTGTGCCCCTCGTGCTGCGCGTTCCCACTCTGCTTCGGTGGGCAGTCGTTTGCCCTTCCATGAACAATAGGCATTGGCGTCATCCCACGAAACACCCACAACGGGTTGGTTGGGATCGTTGTATTTGGCCTCGCCCCAATACCGGGGAGCCGCATGCCCTGTGCTCGTCACAAATTCGCGGTACTGAGTATTGGTTACTTCGCGTGTGTCAACCCAGTACGCATCGAGATAAACCTTGTGTACAGGGGCATTTTTATCTCGAGTATCTCCCATGAGAAAATCGCCTGCGGGAATTTGCACTTCCATTTTACCTGTACTATCGGAAGACACAGCCGTGCGGGATCTTGGCTGTTCAAAAGGAGAACGTCCATCAATCGTCTTGATACTCAACTTGGAAATTTCAATCCGACTGGAAGAAAGCTGAAGCGTAATAGAAGTCGCGGTCTCCCGAACCAGTTCGCCTCGCACAACGCGACCCGATTTGAGAACGACTTCAACGGCCTCAGTTGTATCGACCAGGCCAGATAACACCCCAAATACGATCAAAAATACTCCCATAATATACCGCCGCATTTTGCCTCCTTGGCGATTGGATTATCGCTTTCTGGTTGCGACTTTGAAAGTAATCATTTCGCGATATTTTGTCCAGTCCCGCAAAACATACCCACAATAAGAAAAAAATAAAAGCCCAACCTTAAAAGGCTGGGCTTTGCGACGGTTCCCTAAATGCGACAATTACTAAACCATGTCTTTCAGTTTTTTGAGAGCTGAAATTCTTACACCCTGCGAAGCGGGCTTAGCTGCAATGGTTATTTTTTCGCCAGTGAAGGGATTGACGCCCTCTCGTTCTGCGCGGGCCGGTTTTTCGACCCTTTTGATTTTGAGCAGACCAGGCAACACAAATTCACCGACAGAACCTGCTGTGATATGGCTTTCAATGGCACCGTCCAACCCATCGAGAACGCTACCTACATCTTTTTTGCTCAGACCGGTACTTTCTGCGATCGCGCTTACAATCTGGGCTTTGCTCCATCGTTTTGTTACAGCTTGCGACATAATTCTCTCCCTTTGTGAAAATGGTTATAATCTCAAACCTAATGCCTCCACGAAGGCAGATAGGTCGAAGGCTATGTCTTAATTATAGTCCAGCATGCTTTAATTTGTCAAGTATAGATTGCCCATTCCCTATTTTTTATATCTTTTTTAGCCTACTCCACCCAAATATCCGGGCGCGTATCCACCCCGTAATTCTCAAATATCGCATCAATAGCACACTTATCGTCTTCGGATAACGCCACCTCCAATGCCCCCATATTCGACACCACCTCCTCGGGTTTACGCACGCCAACCAGTGCGGTGCTGATCACGGGGTTGGACAACACCCACGCCAGCGCGAGGTGATATATAGCTGTACCGCGATCCGCTGCCATCTGTTTTAACGCTTCCACCACCTTCAGATTGCGCGGGAAATTCTCCTCGGTAAACAAAGGCATATTAAACAACCCACCCTTAGACCGCCAATCTTCTGTCTCAAATGTCGTATTCTCATCAAATGCTCCGGCGAGCAGCCCATGCGCCAGAGAGCCATATCCCATCATCCCAATACCGTGCGTTTCGCAATAGGGAAAAACATCCCTCTCCATGCGCCGATCAAACATGTGATAGCCGTATTGTCCCACATCTACCCGCCGCGTCTTCATGCACGTATCGATCTCTTCCGCCTTGAAATTCGATACACCTCCAAAACGCACCTTACCCTGCTGAATCAAATCTTCCAGCACCTGCATAGGCTCTTCAAAAGGCGTGTGCCGATCGGGCCAATGAATCAAATAAACATCGATATAATCCGTATTCAAAAACTGCAAACTATTCTCTACCGACGCCATAATCCGCTCCCTGCGACTGTCGCGCCCCTTTTCCCGTCCCGAATCCGTATATCCAATACCAACCTTTG
This Gemmatimonadota bacterium DNA region includes the following protein-coding sequences:
- a CDS encoding DNA-binding protein, with the translated sequence MSQAVTKRWSKAQIVSAIAESTGLSKKDVGSVLDGLDGAIESHITAGSVGEFVLPGLLKIKRVEKPARAEREGVNPFTGEKITIAAKPASQGVRISALKKLKDMV
- a CDS encoding formylglycine-generating enzyme family protein, with the translated sequence MRRYIMGVFLIVFGVLSGLVDTTEAVEVVLKSGRVVRGELVRETATSITLQLSSSRIEISKLSIKTIDGRSPFEQPRSRTAVSSDSTGKMEVQIPAGDFLMGDTRDKNAPVHKVYLDAYWVDTREVTNTQYREFVTSTGHAAPRYWGEAKYNDPNQPVVGVSWDDANAYCSWKGKRLPTEAEWERAARGAQSRLYPWGDRFDVTRANTRETRNRRPLPVGAFPEGATSEGLLDMSGNVWEWCWDWFDEGYYRVSPLHNPTGPEAGKKRVIRGGGWSAPHIHMARRRGEKPDKTYPSLGFRCARSDTEAQAKQ
- a CDS encoding aldo/keto reductase; amino-acid sequence: MEYRPFGKTGLDVSAIGFGCWELGGNYGYFDEGEVIAGIHKALDLGINCFDTAEGYGKGKSEALLARGLGNRRKDVIVVTKVGIGYTDSGREKGRDSRRERIMASVENSLQFLNTDYIDVYLIHWPDRHTPFEEPMQVLEDLIQQGKVRFGGVSNFKAEEIDTCMKTRRVDVGQYGYHMFDRRMERDVFPYCETHGIGMMGYGSLAHGLLAGAFDENTTFETEDWRSKGGLFNMPLFTEENFPRNLKVVEALKQMAADRGTAIYHLALAWVLSNPVISTALVGVRKPEEVVSNMGALEVALSEDDKCAIDAIFENYGVDTRPDIWVE
- a CDS encoding co-chaperone GroES — translated: MQIGNKELVVIGDRVLVKREDLEERTKVGLYLPQTVVEKEEVQSGRIMATGPGLPLPETPEDDEPWRNSPKEPRYLPLQVEEGDFALFLQKAAMEISFEGEKYLIVPQASILVVIRESDTIVGEDEVLDELEGLDDLDL